DNA from Armatimonadota bacterium:
CACCGAGCCAGCGGGTGTACCGGGACTGTGGCAGGCGCGCGAGCGCCGAGTAAGCGGCGTCAATTCGCTCACGGGCCATCGCGGCCACTGCGTCCACCGCGCCCAGACGAACCATGACTTGGGTGGCCCGGGCGACATCCTCCGGCGCCGCTGAAGGATTTCCTACCACCGCATCGAGCACCGCGCGGTCCGCCGGACCGGCGGCTTCGCAGGCCTTGAGCAGAACGGGGGTGCGCTTGCCCTCGAGGATGTCGCTGCCTACCGGCTTACCGAGCTTCTGCTGGTCGCCCACGATACCCAGGATATCGTCCTGCAACTGGAAAGCAATGCCACAGTTCGCGCAGAACTCTCGTAATGCTGATACGTATGGGTGGCCCTCTTCCAGAGTGCCCAGGCCCAGCATGGCGCCGGCTTTCCCGGCGAACTCGTACAATACCCCGGTCTTCAGGTAGAGCATGCGAAGCACGTCGTCCAGCGACACTTCGTCCAGTGGCATGTCCTCGAGCTGCACATCCAGGGTTTCGCCCTCGACCAAGTCGCAGACCACGTTCAGTTCGAGGTCAGCCACAAGGTGCGCGAGCAGGGCCGGGTCCACATTGCGGGTGCGCAGGAAGAGGGTGACACACAGCCCGTGCTGGACATCGCCGGCCAGCATTGCGAGGCTGATGCCGTAATCGAGGGAGTCCGCGCCGACCAGGCCAAGATCGCGCGCTCCCAGTTGGGCGCCCAGGGCATGTCCTGACGGTCCCCCGCGGCGCATGTCGTCATGGTCGATGATGTCGTCGTGAATCAGCGTCCAGGTATGGAACAGTTCAAGGGCCGCCGCGGCCGGCAGCACGTCCTCTTCCCTGCCCCCCACAGCGCCGCAGGCCAGGAGCAGCACCGCAGGGCGCAGCCGCTTACCTCCCCGCGCCAGGTAGGCACGCACGACCTCTCTCAGATGCACGGGCGCCACGCGGTTCATCAGCGCCGGATCGAGCAGCAGCTCGTCCACTCGCGGGGACCATCTATCGAGTGCGGCTAGGAAATCAGCCACATCAGACATATGCTGGACTCCCTGATCCTCGTCCTCCCCGGAGCCCCTCGGGGCGGGGAGATGTGTCAATCCTCGTCCTCGGTCTGCTCCCCGGGATGAGAGCTGCGCCGCAGCATTGCCCCCATCTCATCGTTCGTGGCGGCAGTGAGGGCATTGATATCCCGGGGGCTGAGCAGGTCTACGACGTCCCCCAGCGTGGGGACGCTCACGGGAACGCCGACTTGCTTCGAGAGCAGGCTTGCGAGGGTGAAGGCGCTGTGCGGCTCGCCGTGGGTCACGAAGATCGCGCGCGTATCACGAATGTGCCCGGCCCACTTCAGAAGGTTCTCTTGGTCGGCATGAGCCGACAAGCCCTGCACCTGGCGGATGCGCGCCCGTACACGGTGCCAGCGGCCGAACAGCTTGACCTTCTGCGCCCCACTGAGAATGATGCGCCCCAGGGTGCCTTCGGCCTGGTACCCCACGAAGAGGATCGTGTTGTTCCCTCGCTCCAGGCGCTGGTGGAGATGGTGGCGGATGCGCCCCGCGGTACACATGCCGCTGGCCGCGATGATAATCGCCGGCTCCCGAAGATCGTTCAGCTTCCTGGACTCATCCACCGAGCCGGTGAACTTGAGCGTCGGGAAACTGATCGGGTCGTCACCGCGGGCCAGTAATCCCAGGGTCTCCGTGTCGTAACATTCCTCGTGCTCAGAGAAAACCTCTGTCGCCTTACGGGCCAGTGGGCTGTCCACGAATACGGGAACCCGCGGAATCCGCTCCAGAGCCATCAGGCGGTCCAGACGATAGAGCAGCTCCTGGGTGCGCCCCACAGCAAAGGCAGGTACGATCATCTGGCCCTTCTCGCGCACCATTCTGTTCACAGCTCGCTCCAGGTCCGCGAATATGTCCTGTTCGCTCGGATGCAGCCGGTCGCCGTAGGTGGACTCAAGAACCACGAAATCCGCGGAATCCAGGAGGGTCGGGTCGCGGAGGATCGGCCGGCCGGGACTCCCGACATCGCCCGAGAAGACAATCTTGCGGCTCACGCCGCTCTCGGTCGCCCACACTTCGATGGAAGCTGCCCCGAGAATGTGCCCGGCATCCTGCCAGCGTGCCGACAGGCCCGGGGCCACCTGGACGTCATCCCCGTATGCGAGGGCCTCGAACTGGTCCATGACGCGGTCGACGTCCTCAATCGTGTACAGGGGGGCCGGTGGCGGGGTATTCTGTTGGCCGCGGCGCCATTTGCGCATCTCCCACTGTGCGTCCTCCTCCTGGATATGGGCACTGTCGGCCAGGAGGGCTGCGCACAGGTCGCGCGTCGCGGAAGTCGCGAAAACTCTGCCGCGGAACCCGAGTTTGGATAATCGCGGCAGAAGCCCGCAGTGGTCGATATGGGCGTGGGTAAGCAGGACGAAGTCGATCTCAGACGGGTCGAACGGGAAGCTGGCCTGATCGCGGTTGCGATCCTCGTCCACCCCCTGGTAAAGACCACAGTCCACAAGAACCCGCACGCCAGGCACGGACAGCAGATAGCGCGACCCGGTGACAGTCCGCGCCGCTCCCTGGAACTCGAGCCTCAAGGTAACCGTCTCCCGCTGACGCTGGGGTCAGCTTTCGTTGATGCGGTAGGCCGTGCCCTGCCGGATGCGCCTGTCGTGGCACTCCAGTGTCAGGTCCAGCAGTTCGCGCGGGTCCTCCGAGTAGAAGATCTCGGCGCCCGTGTCCTTGTGAATGTATTTCACGATCTCATGCAGCCGGTCGGATATCCCACCAGTGCCCCTCAGCACACCGATCACATTGCCGTCATCGTATGCGATCGCGAACTCTCCGAGGGTGCCCGAGCGTCCGCCAACGGTGATCACGATATCAGCCGTGCGCACCACCTCGACTTCGCGTCCCATCAGCCCGCTGCCGGTGAATATCAGAGCGTCATACTCCTCATAGGGCGACCGGTAGCGCTCTCGGTGCTCGTCC
Protein-coding regions in this window:
- a CDS encoding MBL fold metallo-hydrolase, translating into MRLEFQGAARTVTGSRYLLSVPGVRVLVDCGLYQGVDEDRNRDQASFPFDPSEIDFVLLTHAHIDHCGLLPRLSKLGFRGRVFATSATRDLCAALLADSAHIQEEDAQWEMRKWRRGQQNTPPPAPLYTIEDVDRVMDQFEALAYGDDVQVAPGLSARWQDAGHILGAASIEVWATESGVSRKIVFSGDVGSPGRPILRDPTLLDSADFVVLESTYGDRLHPSEQDIFADLERAVNRMVREKGQMIVPAFAVGRTQELLYRLDRLMALERIPRVPVFVDSPLARKATEVFSEHEECYDTETLGLLARGDDPISFPTLKFTGSVDESRKLNDLREPAIIIAASGMCTAGRIRHHLHQRLERGNNTILFVGYQAEGTLGRIILSGAQKVKLFGRWHRVRARIRQVQGLSAHADQENLLKWAGHIRDTRAIFVTHGEPHSAFTLASLLSKQVGVPVSVPTLGDVVDLLSPRDINALTAATNDEMGAMLRRSSHPGEQTEDED
- a CDS encoding polyprenyl synthetase family protein, giving the protein MSDVADFLAALDRWSPRVDELLLDPALMNRVAPVHLREVVRAYLARGGKRLRPAVLLLACGAVGGREEDVLPAAAALELFHTWTLIHDDIIDHDDMRRGGPSGHALGAQLGARDLGLVGADSLDYGISLAMLAGDVQHGLCVTLFLRTRNVDPALLAHLVADLELNVVCDLVEGETLDVQLEDMPLDEVSLDDVLRMLYLKTGVLYEFAGKAGAMLGLGTLEEGHPYVSALREFCANCGIAFQLQDDILGIVGDQQKLGKPVGSDILEGKRTPVLLKACEAAGPADRAVLDAVVGNPSAAPEDVARATQVMVRLGAVDAVAAMARERIDAAYSALARLPQSRYTRWLGGWAQYMIEREF